GCGCACGACGCGGAGGACCTCGCCGCGGCCCACTCCCTGGTGACGCGGGTGCTGGCGGACGCCGCGGCCCACGGCGCGCCGGAGCGTGAATGCTTCCACCGCCTGCTGCGCGAAGCGAAGCGCGCCCGGCTGTCCCTCGAGCTCGCCACGGCTTCCCCTCAGTAACGCAGGAAAGCGTCCTGCACGGCCCTCGCGTCCATCCCCCGTGCCAGGCACAGCTGGAGCAGCACCCGGCTCTTCTGCGGGTTGAGCTGGTCCGCCGCCACCAGGCCCAGGGCGTCGTCATCCACCTCGATGTTGCGCCCCACGTCGCCGCTCACCACCCGGGTGCTGCGCACGACGACCACCCCGGCCCGGACCGCCTCCGCGAGCGCCCGGGCGACGCCGGTGGACACGTTGCCATTGCCCATCCCCGCCACCACCAGGCCCCGCGCCCCCAGGGACACGCTGGCGTGCACCAGGTCCGGGGGCATGTTGGCGTGCCCGTAGAGGATGTCGACGCGAGGCAGCCGCTCCAGCCCCTCCACCGAGAACTCGGACGCCTCGGTGTGCAGCCGCGAGGGCCGACGGAAGTAGCGGATGCGGCCATAGCGGGCGGTGCCCAGGAGCCCCGGGTCCGGGGAGATGAACGTCTGCACGTCCGTGGTGCTCGCCTTCGTCACGTCCCGGGCGCTGTGCAGGTCGTCGTTCAGCACCACGATGGCCCCGCGTCCTCGCGCCTCGGGGTCCGCCGCCACCGCGACCGCGTTGTACAGGTTCAGCGGACCGTCCGCGCTCAACGAGGTCGCCGGTCGCATCGCCCCCGTGAGGACCACGGGCCTGTGGCTCTTCAGGACCAGGTGGAGGAAGTAGCCCGTCTCCTCCAGGGTGTCCGTGCCGTGGGTGATGACGAGCCCGTCCGCCTCGTCCCGGGCGAACAGCGCCCCGCACCGCGCCGCCAGCCGCAGCCAGAGCGCGTCATCCATGTCCTGGCTGCCCACCTGGGCCACCTGCTCGCCCTCCAGCCGCGCCAGGGCGCGCAGCCCCGGCACGGCGTCGATGAGGCCCTCCACCGCGACCTCACCCGAGCGGTAACCCGCCTCCACCTGGGAGCCTGCCTTGCCGGCGATGGTGCCGCCGGTGGCCAACAGACGCACTCTGGACATGTCCGGACTCACTTGGGTGCCCGCCGTGGCTCACCCCAGGCCCCACGGTAGCCCCAGCACCTGCCAGGCCACCAGCAACAGCAGCCACAAGGCGAACACCACCACCACGTAGGGCAGCATCAAGGCCACGACGGTGCCGACGCCTGCTTCCTTCTGGTACTTCTGCGCGAACGTGACGATGAGCGCGAAGTAGGCATTCAGCGGCGAGACGGCGTTGAGCGGACCGTCGCCCACGCGGTACGCGGCCAGCACCGCCTCCGGCTCCACGCCCAGCCGCATCAGGAGCGGCACGAAGACGGGCGCGAAGATGGCCCACTTCGGGATGGCGCCCGTCATGATGAGGTCCAGCAGGGCGACCACCACGACGAACCCCACGAGCAGCGGCAGCGCGCCCAGCCCCGCCTCCTCCAGGAAGTCGCCCATCTTCACGGCCGCCAGCGTCGCCATGTTGGTGTAGGTGAACAAGGCGATGAACTGGCTGATGATGAACAGCAGGAAGATGAGCGAGCCCAGCCCGGCCACCGCCTTCTCCATGGCCTTGATGACATCCACGCTGCTGCGCAGCGTCTTCGCGCCCACGCCATAGGCCGCGCCCGCCACCAGGAACAGCAGGGTGATGGCGACGATCAGCCCGTTCATGAACGGCGAATCACCAATCAGGGCGCCCGTCTCCGGGTTCCTCAGCGGCGCGCCCGAGGGCAGCGTCAGCAGCGCGAAGAGCGCGACGACGGCGAGCACGCCCAGCCCCGCGAACTTCAGCCCCCGCGACTCGTCCGCGCTCAGCGCCGCGCCCGTCTCGGCCGGCTTTTCGCCCTTGTATTCGCCCAGCCGGGGCGAAACCACCCGGTCGGTGATGAACGAGACGACGAAGGTCAACATGATGACCGACGCGACGGAGAACCAGAAGTTCGCCGTCAGGTCGATGGAGCGCTCGGGGTTCAGGATGTGGATGGCGTCGTTCGTTATCTCCGTCAGGATGCCGTCCAGCGGCTTGATGAGGATGTTGACGGTGAAGACGGAGGCCACGCCGGCGAAGGACGCCGCCAGGCCCGCCAACGGATGCCTGCCCACGGTGAGGAAGGCGGCCGCCGCCAGGGGAATCAGGACGAGATAGCCCGCGTCGGCGGCGATGCTCGACAGGATGCCGACGAAGACGAGGATGTACGTCAGCGCCTTGCGGGGGGCCACCGCCACCAGCTTGCGAATCAGCGCGCCCACCAGGCCCGCCGCGTCCGCCACCCCCACGCCCAGCATCGCGACGATGATGACGCCCACGGCGGTGAAGTTCATGAAGTTCTGGACGACGCCCTCGAACATGAACCGCAGGCCGTCACCGGTGAGCAGGCTCTTGGCCGCGGTGGTCGTCTCTTCCGGGAGGTGGGTCTCCAGGTTGATGGTCTGGTAGGTGACGCTGACGCCCATCCGGTAGAAGACGTGGGAGAGCAGGATGACCACGCCAATCAGCGCGACGAAGATGACCGCGGGGTGGGGCACCTTGTTTCCCACCCGCTCGACGGTGTCGAGGATGCGCTCCAGCCCCTTCTTCTTGTGCGGAGCGTGGGGCTGCCGCTCCGGCATCGAGTCGTTGAAGTGAGCTGCCTTCATGGTCGTCCCGTCCCTTTCCATCCGGGGACACGCTGCCGCTCAGCCGTCGCGACGCCGCGCGAGCCCCCTCAAATCGACAGCTCGCCTCCCACCGTGAGCGAGGTGTCCGTGGAGACCTTTCCCTCGGCGGGCCTGCTGTCGTGTCGCAAGTCGAAGAACGTGGTGAGCGCGAAGCGGCCCGTCAGGTTCACGGACAGCTTCGTGGTGGAGGTCAGGAGGACCCGCGTGTCGCCAAACACATCCGGGAGCAGCAGCACGTACTCGCGGAGCTCGACGCGCTCGTTGATGTCATAGCGGAACATCGCTCCGAGCGAGGGTGACCACAGGTCCACGTTCTGCAGCTCCTTCCGGGTGGGGACGTACTGGAACCTGTGGTCCCGGGCGTAGTGGGCGCCCAGGTACACCCGCAGGAGCAGCTCGTCGGTTTCCTTCTCCGTGCGCTCGAGCAGCGTGACACCCAGGCCCAGCTCCACCTCGGCGCGCAGCTCCAGGCTCGACAGGTGGTCGGTCTCCGCGCCCAGGTAGCTGTAGGCGCTGAGCAGGGGCGTGGCGCGATACTCCCCGCGCACCCAGGCCCCGAGCGCCTCCGCGACCAGCTCTCGCGCTCCGTCCTCCGTGGCGGCCTTCCCGTAGGCGCCGTCCGCCTCCAGGGTGAAGGCCCACGTCGGTGACTCGTACTCCACCAGGGCGTTGCCCGTCAGCGTGTAGGAGCGGCTGTTGCCGGTGAAGAAGGAGGCGCCGACGCCGGCGGAGCCGCTCCAGGGGCCCGGGTCCTCCTCCGCGTCCTCGGTGCAGGGGTGCTCCGGCCCGTCGTCCGGCGCCGGGTCCGGCGGCGGCGCGGGAGTCTGGGAGAGGACGGTGAGGAGGAGGAGAAGAGGGCTCATACACGCTCGGGTGTGACGGTGGTGCTCCCGGACGACGTCAGACGCGGGAGATGGGAGGAGAGAAGCCCAGGGCCAGGTCGATGAGCAGGCGGGTGCCGAAGCCGGTGGCGCCCTTGGAGCGCCAGGACTCGTCCGCGTCGACCTTCATGGGGCCGCAGATGTCCAGGTGGGCCCAGGGGATGTTCCCCACGAACTCGTCCAGGAACAGCGCCGCGGTGATGGTGCCGGCGTTGGCGCCGCCCACGTTCTTCATGTCCGCGACCTCGGAGTCCAGCTCCTTGCGGTAGCGCCTGTCCAACGGGAGCTGCCAGGCGCGCTCGTCCGTCTTCTTCGCGGCGGCGGACACCTGGTCCACCAGGGGCTGGTTGTTGCCGAGCAGGCCCGCGGTCCCCGTGCCGAACGTCCGCAGCGCCGCGCCGGTGAGGGTGGCGATGGTGATGAGCGCGTCGGGCTGCTCCTCGGCCGCGAGCACCAGGCCATCCGCGAGCATCAGCCGGCCCTCGGCGTCCGTGTTCTGGACCTCGACCGTCTTCCCGCCCCGAATCGTCAGCACGTCGCCCATCTTCATGGCCGAGCCGGACGGCATGTTGTCGGTGCACATGAGGTAGCCGGTGACGACGGCCTTGCACCCCAGCTCGGCCAGCGCGGACATCGACGCGAGCACGGCGGCGGCGCCGGACATGTCCAGCTTCATCGCCACGTGCATGTCGTCACCGGGCTTCAGGTTGATGCCGCCCGAGTCGTACATCACGCCCTTGCCGATGATGCTGAGGCGCCCCGTCGTCTTGAGCGGCTTGCCCTGGGCGTCCTTGGGCCGGTACGTCAGTTTGATCATCCGGGGGGGCTCGGTGCTGCCCCGGTTGACGCCGAGGATGCCGCCGCAGCCGAGCTCGGCCAGCTGCTCCCCGTCGAACACCTCCACGTCGAGCCCGCTGTGGGCGGCGATGGTGGTGGCGACCTCCGCCATGCGCGTGGCGGACAGGTGCGCGGGGGGCGTGTTGGCCAGGTCCCTCGCGAGCTGCGCGGCGCGGGCGAAGACACGGCCTCGCTCGACACCGCGCAGGAGCGCGTCGCGCCGGTCCGTGGGCGCCACGAGCGCGAGCCGGGTGAGCGCGGGGCGCTGGGGGGCTTTCTTCAGGGCGTCATAGCGATAGCGGGCCAGCAGCACGCCCTCCACGACGGCTTGCGCCGCCAGCTCCGGGGGCAGCCCGGCCGTGCTGGCCAGCGTGGTGGCGATGCGCGGATGGGGCTCGACGGCCCGGGCGAACGCCGCGGCCGCGTCACGCAGCCGGGCGGCGTCCACCTGCGCGGGTTCACCCAGGCCCACCGCGACGATGACTGTCTTTCCATCACCCCCGGGCAGCACCAGCGTCTGGCCTTCCTTGCCCTCGAAGCCGAGGGTCGACAGCATCGCCCGATCAACCCCGAGCTCCGCGGGGACCGGGCCCTCGGCGCCGACGGCGATTCCAAGACACGTCGTGCCCGCGGGCACCGCCTCCGAGACGACGACCTCCACGGCGCCGGCGCGTTCGATGGAGGGTGTGGGATTGAAGCCCGCGATTCCGCCCTTGGGGTTCACCAGGTCCGGCTTGAGGCCCTCCGTGTTGACGGGACTCCTGCCTGCGGGCCCTCGCTTCTGGACGTCTGCCATCGCGGTCCCCTTCACTGTGCGCGGCGCCGCCGGCTCCGTCGTGCCCGCCCATCCGTGTGATGGCTGACATGGCGATGCGCCGGGGGGCGACCGCTCGTCGGGGCATCCGACGTACTCGATGCCCTCTTGGGTTCCGTCGAACCTTCGTCACTCGGGTCTGCTCGCGCAATCGCACGCGAGTGCGCGGGAGCGTGCTCAGGGCGTCGGCCGCAGGCGCTCTCTCAGCCGCGCGGTCTTCTGGCCGGTCCATCCCTCGGGGCGAAGCAATGCCAGCCATCCGTCGACGTGCTCGCCCGTGTAGACGTGTCCGTAGCCGGGCGGCACGGCCATCCCCAGCGGCAGGTCGGCCGTCACCTGCCAGAACGTGACGAAGGGCAACCACACCATCGCGTCCACGACGTCGTCACCGCGCGGCTCGCGCAGCCAGTCCGGTCGTCGCAAGAGCAATTGGGGGCTCCACCAGGTGATGGGGTCCGAGGGGTGCAGCAGGTAGAGCACCCGGGAGTCCCCCCAGGGCGCGGAGGTGGGGGAGATCTCCTCTCCAGGGCGCCGGCTGAAGCGGACGATGCGGCCGTCGCGGTAGATGGGCTCCACCTCGGGGCTGCCGGCGTCGCGCTGGTCGGTGAACTCGCGGTACAGCGTGTTGAACTGGGGTGGGCCGACGAAGAGCGCGCCGTGGGTGCGATTGGCCAGGTCCCGCTCGCCGCTGAAGGCCGTCTCCCCGCCGTACGAGCCCAGGCTCTCCCCGAAGACGAACAGCTTGGGTCGCCGGTCCTCCGGGAGCCGGGACCAGCGCTCGTAGACGGCGTCGAAGAGGGCCCGTCCCGCCTCTCGCGCCCGCTGCTGGTCCACCAGGACGGAGAGCCAGGACCACAGATGTGAGTACTGCATGGAGACGATGGCCGAGTCGCCACGTGTCAGGAACTCGAAGGCCTCGACGGACTCCGGCACCACCCAGCCGCTGCCCGTCGTCGTCACGACCAGCAGGAAGTCGCGTTCGAAGCCGCCCGCGCGCTCCAAATCATTGACGGCGAGCTCGGCGCGGCGCTCGGCATCCGGAGCGGACGCGTAACCGGCATACACGCGGATGGGCTCCTTCGCGGGGGCGCCATGGAACGTGGACAGCTCCTCCTCCGACGGGCCCTGGGCCACGAAGCTGCGGCCCTGCCGGCCCAGCGTCTCCCACGGTACGAGGGAGTCCGGGCTCCCGGAGCGCAGCGGGCTTCGTGGAGGATGCACGCCCTCGGCGGTCGTCGTGTCCTGGAGGGCCAGGGTGCGGTCCGCCAATGAGATGAGCCCGTCCCACAGCACGCCGCTGAGGACCAGGAAGGTGAGCGTCGCCACCGCGAGCCCGCTCGTCGCCCGGGCCGCGCGGGGGCCGACGTGGCGCGACAGGCGCGTGTTCAGTCGATGGGAGAGCGCGCGCAGCCCTCGGCCCGCGGCGATGAGCAGGAAGAAGAGGAGCGCGGCGATGAAGGGCGCGAACAGGTAGCCCGCACGGCCCGGGTGCGGCATCCCCATCCGCTCCCGGATGCTCGCCTGCCAATGCCAGCCCAGCACCAGGGATGCGGCCAGGGCCACGGCCGCCACCCCGAAGTAGCCTCGCCAGGCCCGGGCGCTGGGAGCGCGCGGAGGTCGGTTGGCGAACTCGCGCCAGAGCCAGGCACCGGCCACCCCGAGCCCGTAACCGATGACCGCGCTGATGCCACTGACCAGCCCCTGGAAGGGACCGCCGCGAGGCAGGAGCGAGGGGGTGAATGACAGACACGCGAACACCAGCGCCACCCACGCGCCGGGCAGGGTGAAGTGGCGCCACCAGGCCGTGGCCCGACTCTGGTGCCACGCCTCGCGCGCGGGTGCTGCTCGCGCGGGGCTTCCGATGAGGCGCTCCATGGGACCCCCGAAAGACAGACTCGCGCTGCCCGTTCCAGGGGGAAGGGTAGGGTCGGAGGACGCGTCCCACAGCGTGCGCTCGTCGCTCCTGCCCGGCGCGATGGACGGGGCAGGCGAGCCTCCATGCTCGCGCCCGCCAGGTGTGCCCCGCGTCACGGTGGACCGATGCGCCTCGGGTCAGGCCGAGCGCAGCGCCTGGGGCGCGACCTCGCCCACCTCCAGGTCCTTTCTCAGCCACTGCGCCAGCGCCTCCGCCTGCGCCTCTTGGGTGTAGTCGCAGACGGCTTCCTGTCGCGCCGTGCCGTCGGCGGTGGCGATTTCGAGCGTGGCTCGGTAGCGCGTGTCCTTCTTCGCGGGCGACTGGGGCTCGAGGCGCAGCGCCAGCACGTCCTTCCACCGGACGTCGAGCCGCGCCTTGCGGCCCAGGATGGGCGGCAGGGAGAGCCTCCGCTCGCGGCGGTGGAGGCGCACCTCATAGTGGCCGGCCTTCTTCCGGGCGTGGATGTGGCGCCCGACGAACAGCCCACACGCGATGACGACCCCCCAGGCCACCACGCCGGCGGGCAAGGGTGGGTTGACCCCCGTGAGGATGCTCGTGAACACGACGCACAGCAGGGCGGCGGGCCCCAGGGTGAGGCCCACCCAGGTGGACGTGACGGGCGCGTCGAGCACCACGCATTCGCTACCGTCCTCCCGGGGGAAGGGGGACAGCAGCGGCGGCTCCGGCTTGAAGGACTGCACCAGCAGACGCAACAGCCAGAGCGCCACCAGGTTGAAGGGCAGCAGTATCAGGAGCACGAGCAGCTCCGTGCCCCCGAGGCCCGCTTGGAGAATCGCCTCCGACGGTTGTCCGGGCTCGTGGTGCACCGTGACGCGGGCCCCGACGGGGAACCGGGCCACCAGCGCCTGCGCTTCCTCGAGGTCCCCCGAGCGCGAGGTCATGA
This genomic stretch from Myxococcus fulvus harbors:
- a CDS encoding type II asparaginase gives rise to the protein MSRVRLLATGGTIAGKAGSQVEAGYRSGEVAVEGLIDAVPGLRALARLEGEQVAQVGSQDMDDALWLRLAARCGALFARDEADGLVITHGTDTLEETGYFLHLVLKSHRPVVLTGAMRPATSLSADGPLNLYNAVAVAADPEARGRGAIVVLNDDLHSARDVTKASTTDVQTFISPDPGLLGTARYGRIRYFRRPSRLHTEASEFSVEGLERLPRVDILYGHANMPPDLVHASVSLGARGLVVAGMGNGNVSTGVARALAEAVRAGVVVVRSTRVVSGDVGRNIEVDDDALGLVAADQLNPQKSRVLLQLCLARGMDARAVQDAFLRY
- a CDS encoding AbgT family transporter; this translates as MKAAHFNDSMPERQPHAPHKKKGLERILDTVERVGNKVPHPAVIFVALIGVVILLSHVFYRMGVSVTYQTINLETHLPEETTTAAKSLLTGDGLRFMFEGVVQNFMNFTAVGVIIVAMLGVGVADAAGLVGALIRKLVAVAPRKALTYILVFVGILSSIAADAGYLVLIPLAAAAFLTVGRHPLAGLAASFAGVASVFTVNILIKPLDGILTEITNDAIHILNPERSIDLTANFWFSVASVIMLTFVVSFITDRVVSPRLGEYKGEKPAETGAALSADESRGLKFAGLGVLAVVALFALLTLPSGAPLRNPETGALIGDSPFMNGLIVAITLLFLVAGAAYGVGAKTLRSSVDVIKAMEKAVAGLGSLIFLLFIISQFIALFTYTNMATLAAVKMGDFLEEAGLGALPLLVGFVVVVALLDLIMTGAIPKWAIFAPVFVPLLMRLGVEPEAVLAAYRVGDGPLNAVSPLNAYFALIVTFAQKYQKEAGVGTVVALMLPYVVVVFALWLLLLVAWQVLGLPWGLG
- a CDS encoding DUF481 domain-containing protein, with amino-acid sequence MSPLLLLLTVLSQTPAPPPDPAPDDGPEHPCTEDAEEDPGPWSGSAGVGASFFTGNSRSYTLTGNALVEYESPTWAFTLEADGAYGKAATEDGARELVAEALGAWVRGEYRATPLLSAYSYLGAETDHLSSLELRAEVELGLGVTLLERTEKETDELLLRVYLGAHYARDHRFQYVPTRKELQNVDLWSPSLGAMFRYDINERVELREYVLLLPDVFGDTRVLLTSTTKLSVNLTGRFALTTFFDLRHDSRPAEGKVSTDTSLTVGGELSI
- a CDS encoding leucyl aminopeptidase, with translation MADVQKRGPAGRSPVNTEGLKPDLVNPKGGIAGFNPTPSIERAGAVEVVVSEAVPAGTTCLGIAVGAEGPVPAELGVDRAMLSTLGFEGKEGQTLVLPGGDGKTVIVAVGLGEPAQVDAARLRDAAAAFARAVEPHPRIATTLASTAGLPPELAAQAVVEGVLLARYRYDALKKAPQRPALTRLALVAPTDRRDALLRGVERGRVFARAAQLARDLANTPPAHLSATRMAEVATTIAAHSGLDVEVFDGEQLAELGCGGILGVNRGSTEPPRMIKLTYRPKDAQGKPLKTTGRLSIIGKGVMYDSGGINLKPGDDMHVAMKLDMSGAAAVLASMSALAELGCKAVVTGYLMCTDNMPSGSAMKMGDVLTIRGGKTVEVQNTDAEGRLMLADGLVLAAEEQPDALITIATLTGAALRTFGTGTAGLLGNNQPLVDQVSAAAKKTDERAWQLPLDRRYRKELDSEVADMKNVGGANAGTITAALFLDEFVGNIPWAHLDICGPMKVDADESWRSKGATGFGTRLLIDLALGFSPPISRV
- a CDS encoding alpha/beta hydrolase, whose translation is MERLIGSPARAAPAREAWHQSRATAWWRHFTLPGAWVALVFACLSFTPSLLPRGGPFQGLVSGISAVIGYGLGVAGAWLWREFANRPPRAPSARAWRGYFGVAAVALAASLVLGWHWQASIRERMGMPHPGRAGYLFAPFIAALLFFLLIAAGRGLRALSHRLNTRLSRHVGPRAARATSGLAVATLTFLVLSGVLWDGLISLADRTLALQDTTTAEGVHPPRSPLRSGSPDSLVPWETLGRQGRSFVAQGPSEEELSTFHGAPAKEPIRVYAGYASAPDAERRAELAVNDLERAGGFERDFLLVVTTTGSGWVVPESVEAFEFLTRGDSAIVSMQYSHLWSWLSVLVDQQRAREAGRALFDAVYERWSRLPEDRRPKLFVFGESLGSYGGETAFSGERDLANRTHGALFVGPPQFNTLYREFTDQRDAGSPEVEPIYRDGRIVRFSRRPGEEISPTSAPWGDSRVLYLLHPSDPITWWSPQLLLRRPDWLREPRGDDVVDAMVWLPFVTFWQVTADLPLGMAVPPGYGHVYTGEHVDGWLALLRPEGWTGQKTARLRERLRPTP
- a CDS encoding DUF3592 domain-containing protein, with translation MFARVGSAVVLLVFVLPWLAITGFADYRVGSSVRRQVQSASWPTAQGTITSSEVESVRSNKSTTHGLKLAYTYSVDGQQLEGHKYRIMTSRSGDLEEAQALVARFPVGARVTVHHEPGQPSEAILQAGLGGTELLVLLILLPFNLVALWLLRLLVQSFKPEPPLLSPFPREDGSECVVLDAPVTSTWVGLTLGPAALLCVVFTSILTGVNPPLPAGVVAWGVVIACGLFVGRHIHARKKAGHYEVRLHRRERRLSLPPILGRKARLDVRWKDVLALRLEPQSPAKKDTRYRATLEIATADGTARQEAVCDYTQEAQAEALAQWLRKDLEVGEVAPQALRSA